From the Sphingobium yanoikuyae genome, the window TTATGGTGGCGATGGACGACGGCAGCCACATCCGGCTGGGCCCGGACAGCGCCATCGCGGCATCCTTCGACAAGGGGCATCGCGACATCCGCCTCCTGTCCGGGCAGGCATGGTTTGAGGTCCGACCGGACAAGGCCCGGCCTTTCCGGGTCATGGCGGGCCATGTCACCACTAGCGTGCTGGGTACCGGCTTCGACGTGCGGATGATCGGCACGACGACGTCGGTGGCGGTACGTCACGGTCGCGTGCGGGTGGAGGCCCGGGGCACGCCGGCGCGGGAACTGACGGCCGGCCAATGGGCCATGGCCACCGCCGACACTGCGCTGAAAACCGGGACCGAACAGCCCGACCTTATCGGCGCCTGGCAGAGCGGCGACATTCTGGCCCGCAGACTGACCATAGCCGCCGCGATCGACGAACTGCGCCCATGGTTTGGCGGCCATATCATCGTCACCGACGCCAGCCTTGCAGCCCGCCCGATCAGCGGCATCTATCATGCCAATGATCCGGCGAAGGCGCTGGAAACCATGGTCTATCCCTATGGCGGGCGCGTCACGCGGATCACGCCATGGCTGCTGATCGTTTCCGGTCGCTGACTGCACGGAAAAGATTTTCGACGGAAAATTACGGTCGCTGGTTAAAAGCTCCATCGCTCAGGCGTCCAGCGAGGGAGAGGAGTTCTTGCGAGGCAATAGCATGTCCGCAACCTCCTCGTGCAGTTGGAGGCAGAATTGACGGACGTTAGCATATTGGGGCAAAATTTCGGGCGCGCGCTGGCCATCGGCCTGCTCGCATCAACGGTGACGGGGGCAGCGCTGCTGTCGCCCGCCATGGCGCAAACATCGCCCAACAGCGCGCAGCGCCGCATCAATGTGCCCGCGCAGCCATTGACCGATGCCGTCATCCTGTTCGGCCGCCAGTCCGGGGTGGAGGTGACGGCTGGATCCGATCTGCTGAACGGCAAGATCAGCAGCGCAGTTGCCGGTAGTTTCGCCCCGGCCGAGGCGCTGAGCCGCCTGCTGAGCGGCACCGGCCTGACCTTTCGCTTCATCGGCCCCAAATCGGTCGAACTGCACCCCGCTCCGCAGGCTGCCAATGGCACCGTGCAGCTTGGTCCGGTGCGGGTCGAAGGCACGGATAGCGGCAGCGGTTCGGGCAGCTTCGCCGGCATCACCAGCGATCCGGTCGCGACTGAAGCCAGCGGTTCCTACACCATTCCCGCGATGAGCACGGCCACGAAGCTGTTGCTATCCCCGCGTGAAACGCCCCAGTCGCTGACGGTCGTCACCCGCCAGCGGATAGAGGATCAGGGCCTTGCCACGTTGAGCGACGTGGTGCGCGCCACGCCCGGCCTCTATCTCACCAAATGGGGCGGCGAGCGCTATCGCTTCAATGCCCGCATGTTCCAGCTCGACAACCTGATGATCGATGGCATGCCGGTGCAATATGAGGAGGCGGCGCTCTCCACCGGCATTCTCGACATGTATGACCGGGTGGAGGTCGTGCGCGGCGCGGCGGGACTGATGGAGGGGGCTGGCACACCCGCCGGATCGATCAACCTGGTCCGAAAGCGCCCCACGCGGGAGACGCAGGCGATCTTCACGCTCAGTGCAGGCAGCTGGAACAATTTTCTGGGCACGATGGATGTGGGCGGCGCCGTCAACAGCGCAGGCACGCTGCGCACCCGTGCCGTGGTAACGTATCAGGACAAGGACAGCTTCATCGACGATTACCATAATCAGCGCATGTCGCTTTATGGCATAGTCGAGGCGGATCTGGGTTCTTCTACCCTGCTGACCGTGGGCGCCAGCTACAGCAATGAGGATAATCCCGGCGTCGACTGGAATGGCCTTGGCACGGCCGCAGACGGCAGTTTTCTGGACATAGCCCGCTCCACCCGCATGAGCCCCAGCTGGTCCTATTGGGACAAGAAGAGCGCGACCTATTTCGCCAATCTGGACCATGAATTCGGCAATGGCTGGAAGGCACGGCTGGCCGCCACCGCAATCCAGAGCGAGATGTCGATGATCGGCACCTTCCTGTCCTATGCCACCTCCACGGCCGGTGAAACGCGCTTCAATCTGGGCGGCGCGGCGCTGGCCTATCATTATGATCGCGACCAGTTGAGCCTCGATGGCTATGCCTCCGGTCCGTTGACCCTGTTCGGCCAGACCCATGAACTGGTCGTCGGCGGCAGCTATCGCAAGGCGACATGGGACGATATCGGCGCACCCACCGATTTTACCGCCGTCAGCTTCGACCCGCTGGACTGGGACCCGCGTTCCGTGCCCACGCCCACCATCACCGGCGACTGGACCATGTATCTGCGTGATCAGAAGCGCGAGCAGATCGGCGTCTACTCCACCGCCCGGTTGACAGTGGCCGAACCCTTGACGCTGGTGCTGGGCGGGCGTTTCGACTGGTTCAAGCAGGAACTGGCGAATGGCTGGGCCGGCGCCATCTACAGCACCGCCGATTACGAGGTGAAGGGCCAGTTCACGCCCTATGTCGGCATGGTCTATGATTTCCACCGCAACCACTCGCTCTATGCCAGCTGGACGCGGATCTTCAATCCGCAGAACAACCTGACCCGGAATGGCGCGATCATCGCTCCGCAGGAGGGCGCGAATTACGAAGTGGGCGTCAAGGGCAGCTATTGGGATGGCCGCCTCAACACCAGCCTGGCGCTGTTCCAGATCGAACTGACCAACCTGCCCATGGCACTGCTCGCCTCGGAATGCGCTGCCGGCCTCACCGCCTGCTACGCCCCCTCCGGCAAGGTCCGCAGCCGCGGCGTGGAGTTTGAAGTGTCGGGCGAACTTGCCAAGGGCTGGCAGCTTTCGGGCGGCTATACCTATAACAGTGCAAAACATCTGAGCAGTTCGAGCTATAATCCGACCGGTATCTATACCGATGGTACGCGCTACGGCACGAACCTGCCGCGTGGGCTGTTCAAGCTTTCGACGACCTATAGTCTGCCTGGTGCTTTCGACCGCTGGACGCTGGGCGGCACGTTGCAGGCGCAGAGCAAGATTTACAGCGCGCCCTATGGCGGCCTCGTCCAGCAAGACGGTTACGCGCTGCTCGACCTGTCGATCAAATATGCCGCATCCAGCCGGGCGACGGTGACGGTCAATGTGAACAATGTTTTCGACAAATATTATTATGAGAATGTCGGGGCACCTACCGGTTCCAACTTCATCGGGGCACCACGCAACGTCCTGGCGACGCTGCGCTACAAGATCTGATCGTCACAGCATGTGGCGCGCTGATGGTGGCGCGCCACATGCTGCCGGATCATCTGCTTACAATGGCGGCCATCTCTATCGCGAAGGAATGGAATAGGGTGGCGTAATGGCCAACAAACTGCGGTCGAGTTGTACGGCACGAGCGTCTGCTTTCTTGAACTTTGCGCCCAGAACCAGACCGAGCAGAATGTCCCAATGATGGCCAACAAACAGACCGTCGACCCTTGTGTAGCGTGTAGACATGTCGGAAGTTTCGTAGTCCATTTAACTGGTCCATGAGGCATCGAAATTGCTTATTGAACAATCTTATAACATACTGTTAAATATATCTTATCTACAATACCACCTTCCCTCCCGTGGAGGTCACCAGCTTCGATCACATCTGACGAACAACCGATATGCCGATGCACTGGCGATCGCATTTCTCTGCGGGCAGCCGCCCTACAGCCCAAGTTCGCTTAGTCCCGGATGATCATCAGGCCGGCGTCCCTGCGTCCAGTGGAATTTCCGGTCGGCTGCGCTGATCGGTGCATCATTGATGCAGGCAAACCGTCGCTGCATCAGGCCACTCTCGTCAAATTCCCAATTCTCGTTGCCGTAGGAGCGGAACCAGTTGCCGCTGTCGTCATGCCATTCATAGGCGAAGCGCACCGCGATGCGATTGTCGGCAAAGGCCCATAATTCCTTGATCAGCCGATAATCCAGTTCGCGCTGCCATTTGCGCGTCAGGAAGGCGATGATCGCCGAGCGGCCATTGACGAACTCGGCCCGGTTCCGCCACTGGCTGAGCGGCGTATAGGCCATGGCCACCCTCGCCGGATCGCGGCTGTTCCAGCCATCCTCGGCCAGGCGCACCTTCTCGATCGCGCTCTCCAGGGTGAAGGGTGGCAACGGCGGTCTCACATTGTCCATCATGCGTCTCCCATCTTGGCAAGGCGATCCTGCAACGCCTGATTCTCGGCTTCCAGTTGCGCCAGCCGCTCATGCAGCGGCCGGACCGCCTGTTCGATCTCGCGCTCGGTGAAGCGCGGCGTGATATGCTGCGGGCAGTTCCAGTCGAACGCCTCCAGCCGCAGCCGGAAAATGCGCTCCGCCCGCGCCTTGTAATCCTTGTCCATGACAAGGTCGGTGAGTGCCGGATCGGCATCGATCGCCAGCTTCTCGACATGGACGTAGATTTTGAGCCGGGCACGGCGGGGATAGTCCATCAGGATCAGGCAGGCCCGGTCGTTCGCAGCCAGATTGCCGGTGCTGATATATTGGCGGTTGCCGCGATAATCGGCAAAGGCCAGCGTCCGGTCGTCGACCAGCTTGAGGAAACCGGCCGGACCGCCGCGATGCTGGACATAGGGCCAGCCATCCTCCGACACGGTGGCCATGTAAAAACTGTCGCGGGCTGCCAGGAAATGGGCTTCATTGTCGGTGAAGCGGTCAAAGGCGCGATTGCCGCTGAACGCCGCCCAATGGGCGTCCGCGCCCATCTCCGCCTGTGCCGCGCGGACGCTCGGCGTCGTGGCGATATCCAGAAAACCGTAGGACATGGTCTGTCTCCCATCATCCGTTCGTTGCGGGGCCATGCTTCGACATGGCCCCGCCGGGGGTTCAGCGCGCCGCGACCTTGCGGTCGAGGAAGTCGCGGATCAGCGGCGCCATTTCATCCAGCTTGTCTTCCAGGGCGAAATGGCCGGTATCGAGAATATGCATCTCCGCATCGGGCAGGTCACGCTTGTAGGGATGCGCGCCTGGTTCGGGGAAGATCTTGTCATTCTTGCCCCAGACGATCAGCGTCGGCGGCTTGCGTTCGCGGAAGAAGGCCTGGAACGCCGGGTAGAGCGGCACATTGGTGCGATAGTCGTAGAACAGGTCGAGCTGGATATCCTTGTTGCCCGGCCGGTCGAGCAAGGCCTGGTCCTGCACCCAATTGTCGGGGCTGATGCGCGACACGTCCCGCACACCATCGGTATATTGGAACTTGGTGGCGTCCAGGCCGACGAGCCAGGCCTGCGCCTCGCGATCCTTGGCCGATCCGCTCTGCCAATAGGTCTTGATCGGATCCCAGAAGGCGCCCAGTCCTTCTTCATAGGCATTGCCATTCTGGACGATCAGCCCGCTGACCCGCTCGGGATGCTTGAGGGCGAGGCGGTAGCCGACCGGGGCGCCATAATCCATGACATACATGGCGTAGCGTTGGGCACCGATCTTGCCCATCAGCGTGTCGACCATGTCGGCATAATGGGCAAAGCTGTAGGTGAACTGGCGATGGTCGGGCGCGTCGCTCTGGCCAAAGCCCGGATAGTCCGGCGCGATCACATGATAGCGGTCGGCGAGCAGCGGGATCAGGTTGCGGAACATGTGCGACGATGTCGGGAAGCCGTGGAGCAGCAATACCACCGGGCCATCGGCGGGGCCGGCTTCGCGGTAGAACATCTTCACGCCATCGATGGTGGCGCTGCGATAATGGACGGTGGCGGCCGCAGCCTGCGTGGCGACGGCGCTGGCGGGCGCGGCGATCGCGTCGGCCGAGGCAGCGATGCCGGCGGTCGCCAGCAGCATCGAAATGACCAGTTTCTTCATCATGTCCTCCACCCTGTTGGGGGCGCTGAGCAAGGGCTTCAGCTTCTGGGGACAGAGATAATCCTTGCCCTCATTCCTGATAATTCTGGAAAACTGGAAGTCATTATTCCTTATGATGGAATAATTGTCATGCCTGCTGGAACAGAGGATTGGCCCGCAGCCGATCGACCGCCAGATCGACGAAGCTGCGCACCTTGGCCGCCGCCCGCCGCCCTTCGGCGTGGATGACATGGATCGGCAGCGGCTTTTCCATATGCTCGTCCAATATCGTGACCAGCCGTTCGGCCGCCAGTGCCGGCTCGACCTGATAGGACAGCACGCGGGTCAGTCCCCAGCCCTGCTCGGCGGCGGCGATCGCCGCTTCATTGGTGTTGCAGAAAAGTTGGGGGTGGACCGTGACGCTGCTCCGGCCCTCCGGCCCGAAATGCCATTCGGGGGAGGCCCATGCCCCGGTCGGGCCGATGATGCGATGATGGACAAGGTCGGCCGGGGTCCGGGGCATGACATGCTGCTCGAAATAGGCCGGCGCGCCACAGATGACCCGCCGCACCGTCCCGACCCGTATGGCGCTCAGCCCCGAATCCGGCAGATGACCGATCCGGATGGCGACATCGATGCCTTCCTCGACGATATTGACGAGCCGATCGACGAACAGGCTGCGCCCGGTCACCGCGGGAAAGCGATCCAGATAGTCGAGCAGGATCGGCAGCACATACATCTGGCCGAAGATCACCGATCCCGTGACGATCAGCGTGCCGGTGGGGTTGCCATGGGCGCCCGCCGCCGCCGCGTCCGCATCCGCCATCTCGGCCAATATCCGGCGGCAATCGTCCAGATAGCCACGGCCCGCCTCGGTCAGTTTCACCGATCGCGTCGTCCGCGTGAGCAGGCGCACGCCGATCTCCTCCTCCAGCGCGGAAATTGCCCGCGTGACCGCCGGCGGGCTCAGATGCAATTGCCGCGCGGCTTCGGCAAAACCGCCGGTTTCCGCCACGCGAACAAAGATCTTCATGGCTTGCCAGCGGTCCACACCATCCCCCTCGATCATCACTGCGGTCGAAAAGGATGCGCAGAACCCCATGCGCCGGTCAATCAGCAGGACTGACGCACAAGGTCCGTTGCGGGCGCAACAGAAACGATTATCTCATGGACCTCCCCCCTTCATCATGACGCCTCAGGGTCGCCCCCGATGGAAATGCACAAGGATCACGGATATCACCGCGGAACGATAACCAGGGGGACATGCCGTGCCGATCGACTACCGCAATATGGTTCGCCATGGCCGCCTGCTTTGCGCCTTGCTGCTGCTCCCCTATCCCGCTCTCGCCCAGGGCGATCGCGCCACATCGCCGCCGGAATTTGCCCGCCGTGCCGACAATCTGAAGCCCGGCCAATGGGTCTGGGCGCCACAGGTATCGCCGACCGGGCCGCTGCTCGTCTATGTCGATCTCTCGCGCCAGATCGCGACCGTCTATCGCAACGGCGTGCGCATCGCCGTGTCCACCATATCCTCGGGCAAGGAAGGCCATGCAACGCCCACCGGCGTCTTCACCATCCTGCAGAAGGACAAGGACCATCGGTCCAGCACCTATAATAACGCGCCTATGCCCTATCAGCAGCGCCTGACCTGGGACGGCGTCGCGCTCCATGCCGGCGGCCTGCCGGGCTATCCCGAAAGCCATGGCTGCATCCACCTGCCCTATAAATTCTCGCAGGAACTTTTCGCCATCACCAGCCTGGGCGCGACCGTGGTGGTTCAGGGCAATGCCGCCACCCATATGCGCACCAGCCAGGCAAGCCTCTTGTCGCCGATCAACGACAAGGGCGAGCAGGTCGAATATCGCCCGCTCAAGGATGAGGAATATCGCTGGCAGCCTGAACTGGCGACCAGCGGCCCCCTGACCATCATCGTCTCGAAGAAGGAACAGCGGATCGTCGTGCTGCGCAACGGCACGGAAATCGGCCGCAGCGTCGCCGAGATCAAGGATGGCGATCCCGGCTCCCATGTCATCACCCTCACCACGGGCAAGGATGGCAAGACCCACTGGCTCTATGTCGGCCTGCCGGGCCATGAAAATGATGTCGAGAATGTCGTGGACGAAGCCGTGCTGAACCGGGTGCGCCTGCCGCGCGGCTTCTACGACAAGATCCGCAGCCAGTTGAAGCCGGGCACCACCATCCTCGTCACCGATTCCAGCGTCGGCGCCTCGACCGGCGAGAAACTCACGATCATGGACGCGGTCGCGCCCCAGCCCTGACCATCCATCAAGCATCGCCACGGCGGAGCCCTCTATGCTTGCGGGCACCCATCCCCATGCGCACAAGCTGTCGGAAAGAGCCGCATGCCATAGGAAAGGATGAGGATAATGCCCCGCTTCACCGCCGAAACCGCCATTGCCGCGCTGGAAATCGAGCAACTGGTGATCGACTGGGGCTATGATCTGGACCTCAACGGCGGCATGAATGTCGCGCCGCTCTGTACCGACGATTGCCATTATCTGGTCGGCGGCACGCTGCATCAGGGCCATGGCCCCATTACCGCCTTCTACACCGCCCGCAACGAGCGCGTCGCCACCCAGCAGAAGGACGGCGTCCGCACCCAGCGGCACACCATCACCAATATGCGCATTCAATTCCCGGCCGCCGACCATGGCAGCGCGCAGTTCATGCTGGTCAATTATTCGGGTGAGGGCAAGGCGCCGATCCTGAACCTGGTCGGCCCGACCATCGTCGCCGATTGCCGCATGGAATTCCGCCGGGATGCGAACGGCGAATGGCGCATCTCGCTGTTCGACAGCACGCCGATGTTCATTGGCAATGATCCGTTCCTCAACGCCGCCGTCGTCCGGAAATAGGGCAGTTCGCCGCCCGGCAAGGCTGACATGGAAATGCCGAACCCGGCGCACAATGTTACAGACATCGCCGCAATCTGAAATCGCCGGGCAAAATCACACGCAGACACTTCGCCTGACCAGCGTCAGACGCGGAGTGCAGCGTGATACAACAGCCGATCAATTTCCCGGCCCGGACCGAAAAGACAGACAGGAAGACGCAGTCGATCTGCTTCTTCTTCAACGCGCAGATCCATCATCTTCTGCACGCCATGCCGCTGGCACTGGAATTGTCGCATGATCCACGCTTTCGCGTCGATATCATCGCCGCCGGGGCCGATCATATTGCGCTGGCCCGCGACCTGGCGGCCCGTCACGGCGGCGGCCGGCTGAACTTCATCCATCTCGACAATATCTGGCTGCGCACCCTGTCCCATCTGTCGGGCCATGCCAGCCCACCCAAGCTCGCCACCCTGCTCGCCGCGCGCCACCGCCTCGCCCGCTATGACGCAATCGTCGTGCCCGAACGCACCTCGCTGCTGCTGCGCCGGCTCGGGCTGGCGGACAGCCGCTTCATCCATACCTGTCATGGCGCGGGCGACCGCGCGGTCGGCTATGATCCGCGCATCGCGCTGTTCGACTTCGTCCTGCTGGCGGGCGAGAAGCAGCGCCGACGGATGCTGGCGCAGGGCCTGATCCGCGAGGATCATTACGCCATTGCCGGCTATGGCAAGTTCGACCTGACCCAGGGCCAGCGCCCGGCCAGCCCCTTTACCGACAATCGCCCGATCATCCTATACAACCCGCATTTCTCGCCGCGCCTCTCCTCCTGGCAGGCAATGGGCATGGATGTGTTGCGCCAGTTCGCGGCCGATGACCGGTTCAACCTGATCGTCGCGCCCCATGTCCGCCTGTTCGACAATCGCCGCAAGCGCACCGCGGCCGAGCGC encodes:
- a CDS encoding LysR family transcriptional regulator, giving the protein MKIFVRVAETGGFAEAARQLHLSPPAVTRAISALEEEIGVRLLTRTTRSVKLTEAGRGYLDDCRRILAEMADADAAAAGAHGNPTGTLIVTGSVIFGQMYVLPILLDYLDRFPAVTGRSLFVDRLVNIVEEGIDVAIRIGHLPDSGLSAIRVGTVRRVICGAPAYFEQHVMPRTPADLVHHRIIGPTGAWASPEWHFGPEGRSSVTVHPQLFCNTNEAAIAAAEQGWGLTRVLSYQVEPALAAERLVTILDEHMEKPLPIHVIHAEGRRAAAKVRSFVDLAVDRLRANPLFQQA
- a CDS encoding nuclear transport factor 2 family protein — its product is MPRFTAETAIAALEIEQLVIDWGYDLDLNGGMNVAPLCTDDCHYLVGGTLHQGHGPITAFYTARNERVATQQKDGVRTQRHTITNMRIQFPAADHGSAQFMLVNYSGEGKAPILNLVGPTIVADCRMEFRRDANGEWRISLFDSTPMFIGNDPFLNAAVVRK
- a CDS encoding pyridoxamine 5'-phosphate oxidase family protein, encoding MSYGFLDIATTPSVRAAQAEMGADAHWAAFSGNRAFDRFTDNEAHFLAARDSFYMATVSEDGWPYVQHRGGPAGFLKLVDDRTLAFADYRGNRQYISTGNLAANDRACLILMDYPRRARLKIYVHVEKLAIDADPALTDLVMDKDYKARAERIFRLRLEAFDWNCPQHITPRFTEREIEQAVRPLHERLAQLEAENQALQDRLAKMGDA
- a CDS encoding TonB-dependent siderophore receptor, translated to MTDVSILGQNFGRALAIGLLASTVTGAALLSPAMAQTSPNSAQRRINVPAQPLTDAVILFGRQSGVEVTAGSDLLNGKISSAVAGSFAPAEALSRLLSGTGLTFRFIGPKSVELHPAPQAANGTVQLGPVRVEGTDSGSGSGSFAGITSDPVATEASGSYTIPAMSTATKLLLSPRETPQSLTVVTRQRIEDQGLATLSDVVRATPGLYLTKWGGERYRFNARMFQLDNLMIDGMPVQYEEAALSTGILDMYDRVEVVRGAAGLMEGAGTPAGSINLVRKRPTRETQAIFTLSAGSWNNFLGTMDVGGAVNSAGTLRTRAVVTYQDKDSFIDDYHNQRMSLYGIVEADLGSSTLLTVGASYSNEDNPGVDWNGLGTAADGSFLDIARSTRMSPSWSYWDKKSATYFANLDHEFGNGWKARLAATAIQSEMSMIGTFLSYATSTAGETRFNLGGAALAYHYDRDQLSLDGYASGPLTLFGQTHELVVGGSYRKATWDDIGAPTDFTAVSFDPLDWDPRSVPTPTITGDWTMYLRDQKREQIGVYSTARLTVAEPLTLVLGGRFDWFKQELANGWAGAIYSTADYEVKGQFTPYVGMVYDFHRNHSLYASWTRIFNPQNNLTRNGAIIAPQEGANYEVGVKGSYWDGRLNTSLALFQIELTNLPMALLASECAAGLTACYAPSGKVRSRGVEFEVSGELAKGWQLSGGYTYNSAKHLSSSSYNPTGIYTDGTRYGTNLPRGLFKLSTTYSLPGAFDRWTLGGTLQAQSKIYSAPYGGLVQQDGYALLDLSIKYAASSRATVTVNVNNVFDKYYYENVGAPTGSNFIGAPRNVLATLRYKI
- a CDS encoding FecR family protein; protein product: MTEESLRLAAADWLVRLQERPDDAALKDAFDDWLDADARHVIAWARMAETADAIADGEPAFRDRWDAAPGAILPSLPAPAPRHAGWRFHGRRRLTIAAVAAVCVGVLAGPSLLLHLRADHRTGAGETLMVAMDDGSHIRLGPDSAIAASFDKGHRDIRLLSGQAWFEVRPDKARPFRVMAGHVTTSVLGTGFDVRMIGTTTSVAVRHGRVRVEARGTPARELTAGQWAMATADTALKTGTEQPDLIGAWQSGDILARRLTIAAAIDELRPWFGGHIIVTDASLAARPISGIYHANDPAKALETMVYPYGGRVTRITPWLLIVSGR
- a CDS encoding L,D-transpeptidase, with translation MVRHGRLLCALLLLPYPALAQGDRATSPPEFARRADNLKPGQWVWAPQVSPTGPLLVYVDLSRQIATVYRNGVRIAVSTISSGKEGHATPTGVFTILQKDKDHRSSTYNNAPMPYQQRLTWDGVALHAGGLPGYPESHGCIHLPYKFSQELFAITSLGATVVVQGNAATHMRTSQASLLSPINDKGEQVEYRPLKDEEYRWQPELATSGPLTIIVSKKEQRIVVLRNGTEIGRSVAEIKDGDPGSHVITLTTGKDGKTHWLYVGLPGHENDVENVVDEAVLNRVRLPRGFYDKIRSQLKPGTTILVTDSSVGASTGEKLTIMDAVAPQP
- a CDS encoding nuclear transport factor 2 family protein; this encodes MDNVRPPLPPFTLESAIEKVRLAEDGWNSRDPARVAMAYTPLSQWRNRAEFVNGRSAIIAFLTRKWQRELDYRLIKELWAFADNRIAVRFAYEWHDDSGNWFRSYGNENWEFDESGLMQRRFACINDAPISAADRKFHWTQGRRPDDHPGLSELGL
- a CDS encoding alpha/beta fold hydrolase, with amino-acid sequence MKKLVISMLLATAGIAASADAIAAPASAVATQAAAATVHYRSATIDGVKMFYREAGPADGPVVLLLHGFPTSSHMFRNLIPLLADRYHVIAPDYPGFGQSDAPDHRQFTYSFAHYADMVDTLMGKIGAQRYAMYVMDYGAPVGYRLALKHPERVSGLIVQNGNAYEEGLGAFWDPIKTYWQSGSAKDREAQAWLVGLDATKFQYTDGVRDVSRISPDNWVQDQALLDRPGNKDIQLDLFYDYRTNVPLYPAFQAFFRERKPPTLIVWGKNDKIFPEPGAHPYKRDLPDAEMHILDTGHFALEDKLDEMAPLIRDFLDRKVAAR